One segment of Streptomyces sp. NA02950 DNA contains the following:
- a CDS encoding MerR family transcriptional regulator, whose translation MGLLTIGAFARASRISAKALRRYDELGLLTPARVDPYSGYRFYDPAQLERARLVVWLRRLGMPLARIRAVCELPPRAAAREVRAYWSQVEADTAARRELAAFLEDHLSGKDTAMSSVHSTLEIRYAVLSDTGAVRESNEDVGYAGPRLLAVADGFGGGRQASEAAIEALKPLEANVPGGELLSALEDAARRVHASVSELATSDPALAGVGTTLTALLWSGSELGLVHIGDSRAYLLREGELFQITHDHTLVQSMVDDGRLTEEEAASHLPRALLLRAVGGGAEFEPDLALRDARDGDRYLLCSDGLSGVVPTEEIRRVLVAESDPGRSVRKLVALAHRAGGPDNVTCVVAHVEERRALVPA comes from the coding sequence ATGGGGTTGCTGACGATCGGGGCGTTCGCGCGAGCGTCGCGGATATCCGCCAAGGCGCTCCGCCGCTACGACGAGCTCGGGCTGCTCACGCCCGCCCGGGTCGATCCGTACTCCGGCTACCGCTTCTACGACCCGGCGCAACTGGAGCGGGCCCGACTGGTGGTCTGGCTGCGGCGCCTGGGCATGCCGCTGGCCCGGATCCGGGCCGTGTGCGAGCTGCCGCCCCGGGCCGCTGCTCGGGAGGTCCGCGCGTACTGGTCGCAGGTGGAGGCGGACACGGCGGCCCGCCGGGAACTGGCCGCCTTCCTCGAGGACCATCTGTCCGGGAAGGACACCGCGATGTCTTCTGTTCACAGCACCCTGGAAATCCGCTACGCCGTGCTCTCCGACACCGGCGCCGTCCGTGAGAGCAATGAGGACGTCGGGTACGCCGGTCCGCGGCTGTTGGCCGTGGCCGACGGCTTCGGCGGTGGACGGCAGGCAAGCGAGGCCGCGATCGAGGCGCTGAAACCGCTGGAGGCGAATGTGCCGGGCGGTGAACTGCTGAGCGCACTGGAGGACGCCGCACGGCGGGTCCATGCGTCGGTCAGCGAACTCGCGACGTCCGACCCGGCGCTGGCGGGGGTCGGGACCACGCTCACCGCACTCCTGTGGTCGGGATCGGAACTGGGTCTGGTCCACATCGGGGACTCCCGCGCCTATCTGCTGCGCGAGGGTGAGCTGTTCCAGATCACCCATGACCACACCCTGGTGCAGTCGATGGTCGATGACGGACGGCTCACCGAGGAGGAGGCCGCGTCGCACCTCCCGCGGGCGCTGCTGCTGCGGGCCGTGGGCGGCGGAGCGGAGTTCGAACCGGACCTCGCACTGCGGGACGCCCGGGACGGTGACCGCTATCTGCTGTGCTCGGACGGGCTGAGCGGGGTCGTGCCCACCGAGGAGATCCGGCGCGTACTGGTCGCGGAGTCCGATCCGGGGCGATCGGTACGGAAGTTGGTCGCCCTTGCCCATCGGGCCGGCGGACCGGACAACGTCACCTGTGTGGTGGCACATGTGGAGGAGCGACGGGCCCTGGTCCCGGCCTGA
- a CDS encoding hydroxyacid dehydrogenase — translation MDPVHLPRLFPAPLLDRLAASVTIPPAAAVRPSAVTGADPAAVEVLITGWGCEPLTAEVLDGLPKLRAVVHAAGSVKGHITPACWERELLVSSAAAANALPVAEFTLATILLAGKDTLRLRALYAAEHGFPSPARTAQIGNFRRRVGIVGASRIGRRVIELLRPFDLEVSVYDPHLAPSEAEALGVRDLPLDELVATSDVLSLHAPSLPATRHLLDARGLALMPDGATLVNTARGALVDTDALVAELSTGRISAVLDVTEPEPLPAGSPLYTLPNVLLTPHIAGALGHELERLGAAVTDEVERLVAGAPPLHRVLPTDLDRIA, via the coding sequence ATGGACCCCGTCCATCTCCCCAGGCTGTTTCCCGCGCCGCTGCTGGACCGTCTCGCCGCGTCCGTGACGATCCCGCCCGCCGCCGCCGTCCGCCCGTCGGCGGTGACCGGTGCCGATCCGGCCGCCGTGGAGGTGCTGATCACCGGCTGGGGCTGTGAACCGCTGACCGCCGAGGTGCTCGACGGGCTTCCGAAGCTGCGCGCGGTCGTCCACGCCGCGGGCAGCGTCAAGGGACACATCACCCCCGCCTGCTGGGAGCGCGAGCTTCTGGTCTCCTCCGCCGCGGCGGCCAACGCCCTGCCCGTCGCCGAGTTCACCCTCGCCACCATCCTGCTGGCCGGCAAGGACACCCTGCGGCTGCGCGCCCTGTACGCCGCCGAGCACGGTTTCCCCTCCCCCGCGCGCACCGCGCAGATCGGCAACTTCCGGCGCCGGGTGGGGATCGTGGGCGCCTCCCGGATCGGCCGCCGGGTGATCGAGCTGCTGCGCCCCTTCGATCTGGAGGTGTCGGTGTACGACCCGCATCTGGCGCCGTCGGAGGCGGAGGCGCTCGGCGTGCGCGACCTGCCGCTGGACGAACTGGTCGCCACCAGCGATGTGCTGAGCCTGCACGCCCCGTCCCTGCCCGCCACCCGGCATCTGCTCGACGCCCGCGGGCTGGCCCTGATGCCGGACGGCGCCACGCTCGTCAACACCGCGCGCGGCGCGCTGGTCGACACCGACGCCTTGGTGGCCGAGCTGTCCACCGGCCGGATCTCGGCGGTCCTGGACGTCACCGAACCGGAGCCGCTGCCCGCCGGATCACCGCTGTACACCCTGCCCAACGTCCTGCTCACCCCGCATATCGCGGGTGCGCTCGGCCATGAGCTGGAACGGCTGGGCGCGGCGGTGACCGACGAGGTGGAGCGGCTGGTGGCGGGGGCGCCACCGCTCCACCGGGTGCTGCCCACCGACCTCGACCGGATCGCCTAG